The genomic region TCGCACGCCGGCGTCAACGGGGGATTGATTCTCATTTCAGCGGATGACCCGTCCTGCCACTCGTCCCAGAACGAGCAGGATAGCCGCGTCTACGCCAAGTTTGCCAAGGTCCCGTGCTTCGACCCCCAGTCGCCCCAGGAAGCCAAGGATATGGTGGCCTACGCCTACGCTTTCTCGGAGAAGCATCAGATACCCGTCCTTTTGAGGCCGACCACGAGGATAGCCCACGCCAAGTCGGATGTGGAGGTTCACGAGGTTCTTCCCCGCCCGAAAAAAATAGAGTTTAAAAAGGATGTAGAGCGATACGTGGTGCTGCCGAAGCATACCCGCGTTTTGCTTAAAAAGTTGAACGCCAAGCAGGAGGCTATGAGGGGGGAACTGGCAAGCTCTCCCTGGAATCGCCTTGATTTAAGGGATAATGCCAGGCTGGGCATAGTCGCCTCCGGGGTCGCCAGCGCATACGTCGAGGAGGCGCTGGAAACGCTGGGCGTGCCCGTGTCTTACCTTAAGATAGGCGCCTACCCAATTGACCCTTCTTTGATTAAGAGGCTGGCTGATAGCGTGGAGCGCATACTGGTCGTCGAAGAGCTCACGCCGTTCGTGGAGGAGCAGGTCAGGATGTATGCGGACGACGTGATGGGGAAGATGACCGGGGACGTGCCCCACGAGGGCGAGTTTGATCCTTTGCTCGTGGCAAACATGATCAGGAGGGCTGCAGGGAGGCCGCTTTTAGAGAACCGTGAGGTAAGGCTTGATTTTGAATTGCCTGCAAGGCCGCCGGTCATGTGCGCAGGATGCCCCCACCGCGCCACCTTCTATGCGATGAAGAGCGTGTTCAAGGACGAGTCGATATTCGCAAGCGATATAGGCTGCTACACCCTTGGCACCCAGCTCGGGGCGGTCGACACCTGCCTGTGCATGGGCGCCAGCATTACCATCGCATCGGGGCTGAGCTTTTCAGGCCTTAAGAATAAAATCGCATGCACCATCGGCGACTCGACGTTCTTGCACACGGGCATCCCGGGCCTCATCAACGCCGTTTATAACAAGGCCGACATCACCGTGGTGATACTCGATAACCGGACGACGGGCATGACGGGCCACCAGCCCCACCCGGCGACGGGAGAGACCATACTTGGCGAGCCGTCCACCGAGATATCGCTCGAGGCCGTGGTCAAGGCCTGTGGCGTGCAGTCGATGCAGGCCATAGACCCATATGACCTCGAATCCTCGAAGGCTGCCTTCAGGAAAGCCTACAATTCTGAGGGCGTGAAGGTCATCATCTCACGGCAGCCGTGCGTCATCACGTCAAAGCGGATGGGCATCCGCCGGCAGCAGTACGAGGTAATCGAGGACCTGTGCGAGGGCTGCAAGCGATGCATAAAGTACGGGTGCCCGGCGATGGAGGTCAGGGGTGGTAAGGCTTTCATCAACGATTCCTGTGCCGGCTGTGGAGTGTGCATGAAATTATGCCAGTTCGGCGCCATAAAGGCGAGAGGTGCGTGATATGGACAGGTTTGACCTCCTTATAGTGGGCGTGGGTGGCCAGGGCGTCATCCTGGCCTCTGATATAATAGGCAAGGCCGCTGTCCTTGAGGGCCGGCCCGTGAGGTCTGCCGAGACGCATGGCATGGCCCAGCGCGGCGGCGCCGTGGAGAACCACGTCCGCATTGGCTGTAAATATGGAAGCCTCATACCTGCCGGTGGCGCCGACTGCCTGCTGAGCATGGAGCCGCTGGAGGCCCTCCGCTTCGCCCGCTACCTGAGCCCAAAAGGAATAGCAATCATAAACACCGAGAAGATAGTGCCGGTGACGGTGAGCCTCGGCAAGGTACAATACCCTGAAGTAGACATTATCATAGATACGATGAAAGGCCTGTGCTCAGGGGTTAAAGCTGAGAACTATACGGCGCTGGCGAAAAAGGCTGGGGCGGTGCAGGCGCTAAACGTGGCCATGATTGGGGCCGTGTCTAAATACCTGCCCGTCAGGGCCGATACGCTGAAAGAGGCAATAGCAAGGTCGGTGCCGCCAAAGACAGTTGCGGTTAACCTCCGGGCGTTTGACCTGGGCCGTGAAGCCTAGGCTACCTTTTTGTTATTTTTTAGGCCAGCATTTTTATTCAACAAATGGAAATAAGCATTGGTCCATGAAACAGTTACATGAGCTTGGCAGGTTCGCGGCGGACGCGATAAACATGGGGGCGGTGGCGTTCGTAGCGTGGTACCGGGACGGGCGGATATTGACGGCAAACCCGCAGTTCTTCGAAATGACCGGGTACGCCGGGGACGAGACAAGCGGCATGCTATGGCCAATGGATTTCACCACGCCGGAATCTAAAGATAGCATAATCCATGCGATGGACGGCCTCTATAAGGGCGAAAAGGCTTACCACCACGATGAAGACCTCATAAGAAAAGACGGGTCCAAGCTACCGGTTGAAGTCTTCGTACACATCTATTATCCAGACAGGCAGGCGGAGCATTACTATTACTCGTTTATATCAGACATCACGCAGCGCAAGGAGAGCGAGAAGGCGCTAAAAAGGTCGAAGGCCTCAACAGACCTTTACCTGGATATATTGACCCATGACATAAACAACATGAACCAGGTGGGAATAGGCTACTTAGAGCTAGCCATCGACCACCTGAGAACCGAGGGGAAGATAACGGATAAGACGCTTCTCGAAAGGCCGCTGATGGCCCTGGAGTACACGACCTCCATCATCCGTAACGTCAGGACGCTTCAAAGGATAGAGTCAGTGGAAGCGCCTGGCGAGCCGGTGGACATATGCTCGGTGCTGCTGGAAGTGAAAAAGCAGTACTCCAGGGTGCCTGGCAGGGAGGTCACGATCAACTACCGACCCACCCCGGAGTGCTACGTGTTAGCCAACGAGCTGTTGCATGAGGTCTTTTTGAACCTTGTGGGCAACGCGGTGAAGCACTCCGACCCTAAAAAGCCTTTGACCGTCAATATAATCCAGAGGCTGGTGAGCGAGGGGGATAAAAAGTATTGCAGGGTAGACATCGAGGATAATGGCCCGGGCATACCTGACGAGATGAAGAAGAGCATATTCGAGCGTTTCAGGCAGGAGGGCGTTAGGCCGCGGGCCAGGGGACTGGGCCTCTACATCGTTCGGACGCTGGTGGAGGAATACAAGGGTAAAGTATGGGTGGAGGACCGGGTACCTGGCGACCATACTAAGGGCGCGAGGCTCGTCGTCATGCTCCCGCTGTTCGACGGGTAAGCTTAATATGTTTCAGGCACAACTATGTATATCTTTGTACATAGGAGGCCTGAAGTGGACGCACAATCTTCATTTTTAGGCAGCGCCAATACTGGCAGCACTATGAGCGACGTGCTGTTCACGCCCCGGAAAGAGCTTGAGGAGCTGCAGGGTAAGAGGCTGCGGGCTACCGTAAAGAGGGTTTACGAGAATAACGCATTTTACCGAAGAAAGTTCGACGAGGCTGGCGTCAGGCCAGATGACATCAGGGGTGTCGAGGACATTCGTAAGATCCCGTTTACGGAGAAGACCGACCTCAGGGATAATTACCCGTACGGCCTCCTGTCAGTCCCTCGCAACGAGATAGTGAGGATGCACGCCTCGTCCGGCACGACGGGGAAGCCGACGGTGGTCTTTTACACGAAGAATGACATAAGGACGTGGGCTCAGATGTTCGCCCGCTGCCTGAGGATTGCAGGCGTCACGAGGGACGACGTGTTCCAAGTCACGCCTGGCTACGGGTTGTTTACTGGCGGCCTGGGATTCCACTATGGCGGTGAGGAGCTTGGCTGCATGGTCATCCCGATGGGGCCGGGCGACACTCGCAAGCAGATCGAGATGATGCAGGACTTCGGGACCACGGTCCTTGGAGGGACGGTGACTTACTCGCTAAGGATTGCCGAGGTGTGCGGGGAGCTTGGCATCGACCCTAAGAGCCTCGGGTTGAGGGTTGGCATCTTCGGGGCAGAGCACTGGTCTGATGGCATGCGGGACAAGATCGAGGGCATATTCGGCTTCGAGGCCTTTGACATCTATGGCATGTCCGAGATGTTTGGCCCTGGCATCGGCCAGGATTGCCAGGAGCATGAGGGCATT from Methanocella conradii HZ254 harbors:
- the iorA gene encoding indolepyruvate ferredoxin oxidoreductase subunit alpha, with protein sequence MLGNEAIARGLLESGIDVAVGYPGTPSSEVLASLAPHARGRFHIEWSVNEKVALEVAIGASWAGARSVCTMKHVGLNVAADPFMTLSHAGVNGGLILISADDPSCHSSQNEQDSRVYAKFAKVPCFDPQSPQEAKDMVAYAYAFSEKHQIPVLLRPTTRIAHAKSDVEVHEVLPRPKKIEFKKDVERYVVLPKHTRVLLKKLNAKQEAMRGELASSPWNRLDLRDNARLGIVASGVASAYVEEALETLGVPVSYLKIGAYPIDPSLIKRLADSVERILVVEELTPFVEEQVRMYADDVMGKMTGDVPHEGEFDPLLVANMIRRAAGRPLLENREVRLDFELPARPPVMCAGCPHRATFYAMKSVFKDESIFASDIGCYTLGTQLGAVDTCLCMGASITIASGLSFSGLKNKIACTIGDSTFLHTGIPGLINAVYNKADITVVILDNRTTGMTGHQPHPATGETILGEPSTEISLEAVVKACGVQSMQAIDPYDLESSKAAFRKAYNSEGVKVIISRQPCVITSKRMGIRRQQYEVIEDLCEGCKRCIKYGCPAMEVRGGKAFINDSCAGCGVCMKLCQFGAIKARGA
- a CDS encoding indolepyruvate oxidoreductase subunit beta — translated: MDRFDLLIVGVGGQGVILASDIIGKAAVLEGRPVRSAETHGMAQRGGAVENHVRIGCKYGSLIPAGGADCLLSMEPLEALRFARYLSPKGIAIINTEKIVPVTVSLGKVQYPEVDIIIDTMKGLCSGVKAENYTALAKKAGAVQALNVAMIGAVSKYLPVRADTLKEAIARSVPPKTVAVNLRAFDLGREA
- a CDS encoding PAS domain-containing sensor histidine kinase; amino-acid sequence: MKQLHELGRFAADAINMGAVAFVAWYRDGRILTANPQFFEMTGYAGDETSGMLWPMDFTTPESKDSIIHAMDGLYKGEKAYHHDEDLIRKDGSKLPVEVFVHIYYPDRQAEHYYYSFISDITQRKESEKALKRSKASTDLYLDILTHDINNMNQVGIGYLELAIDHLRTEGKITDKTLLERPLMALEYTTSIIRNVRTLQRIESVEAPGEPVDICSVLLEVKKQYSRVPGREVTINYRPTPECYVLANELLHEVFLNLVGNAVKHSDPKKPLTVNIIQRLVSEGDKKYCRVDIEDNGPGIPDEMKKSIFERFRQEGVRPRARGLGLYIVRTLVEEYKGKVWVEDRVPGDHTKGARLVVMLPLFDG
- a CDS encoding phenylacetate--CoA ligase family protein, translating into MDAQSSFLGSANTGSTMSDVLFTPRKELEELQGKRLRATVKRVYENNAFYRRKFDEAGVRPDDIRGVEDIRKIPFTEKTDLRDNYPYGLLSVPRNEIVRMHASSGTTGKPTVVFYTKNDIRTWAQMFARCLRIAGVTRDDVFQVTPGYGLFTGGLGFHYGGEELGCMVIPMGPGDTRKQIEMMQDFGTTVLGGTVTYSLRIAEVCGELGIDPKSLGLRVGIFGAEHWSDGMRDKIEGIFGFEAFDIYGMSEMFGPGIGQDCQEHEGIHIWEDHFILEVLDKNGEPCSEGERGEIVLTPITKEGMPLLRYKTRDLSRLLGECSCGMTHRLIDRVNGRTDDMVIVRGVNVFPGQIESALMKYPQVGPEWYAFAYRNEFGSMDHLQIKVEANGTTKELLKIRDELLRELTSTLMGLKPELVFVPVGTLPRQEKKTRRLIDQRK